TGGGTGAGTACGAAGCCATTCTGCTGCCCTATATCGAAGGCACGCCCGCTCTTGAAGCGGGCCTGACGGAACAGCATCAGCGTAAGCTGGGTTCCCTCATCGCGACGCTGCACCGCTGCAAATTGCACGAAGAAGAAGCCCCTCCTGCGGAAGTATTCTCTGTACAATTGGCGCGCCTGCTGGGTGATATGCTGCGACATACAGCCACCATTGACGGGCACGCCAACGACATCCAGCAGCATCTGATCCATGTGCTGCGCGAGCGCTACCCACAGCTCAAAAAAATGGCCGCTCAGTTCGCGGCCCTGGCGCAGGTCTTACGCCAGGATACCTCCCTCGCGGAAAACTTCGTCCTATGCCACAGCGACCCCAGCAGCGGGAATATCATCATCTCCCCAGACGATAACGTTTACCTCATCGATTGGGATACCCCCATCATGGCCCCGCCAGAGCGTGATCTGTTCCATCTGCGCCAGTGGGCTACCGCTATCGAAAGTTATAAGAGCGTGATGGGCACCACGGAATTAGACAATCGGGTGCTGCACTACTATCAGCTTGAATGGGACATTCAGGAAATTGTCGATTACGGCTCCCGGATGCTTTACTTTGAGCAGAGTGATAGCCAGAACGAACACGATTGGTCTGAACTACAAGACCATATGCGTGGTATCGGTTTGTTATAATCACGGCCAACTTTTAGCGCTCAACCAGCTAAGAACCGAAGAGGCCCAGAGATGCAAAACGTATGCCCTTGCGGCTTATCTCTAGATTGGCACTCAGCACGTTATAGCTTTGTCGCTAACGCTATCTACTTCCATCCATCTCACATTGTAAGGTGCCTATGACAACCATCATCTGCACAGAATGCGGCGCACAAGCTCAACCGCTAGATTGGCGCTGTACACATTGCGGCGGTCCGCTCGACTTTGATGAGTTACCGCCATTTGATGCCAAAGCCATCATTGCAGGTGATTTTAGCCTGTGGCGCTACCGCGCAATGCTGCCCGTGAAGCGGCGCATCAGCCTGGGCGAAGGCCTGACCCCCCTGGCGAAGACTAAGATTGACGGGCGAGCGCTGTACATCAAACAGGAATACCTCAATCCCACGGGCAGCTACAAAGATCGTGGCACCGTCACCATGATGAACCACATCGCAGCCCAGGGCGTGACGGAAGTCGTTGAGGATTCTTCAGGCAATGCAGGCGCCTCCGTCGCCGCCTATAGCAGCGCCGCAGGCATTCAGGCACGCATCTACGTCCCAGAGAGCGGCTCCCCGGCTAAAAAGGCCCTTATACAGGCATTTGGCGGCACCCTGGTAGAAGTCCCCGGTCCACAGCAGGCGAAAACGGACGCCTGCGAGAAGGCCGCCGAGACAACCACCTATGCCAGCCATGCCTGGAGCCCTTATTTCACACTGGGGCAAATGACGGCAGCCTATGAATTGTGGGAGCAGTTCGGCAAGGTCGCGCCGGATGCAATCGCGACACCAGTTGGGCATGGCGGCCTGTTCTTAGGGCTTGCACGCGGCTTCCGCCAGCTTTACAACGCCGGCTTGGTCGATAAAGTGCCGCGCATGTTCGCGATCCAAGCTGCGAACAGCGATCCTATCGTGCGCGGGTGGGAAAGCGGCGCAGACGAGCCAGTTCTCTATGAGGTTCAGCCGACTGTTGCCGATGGCATCATCGTAAAAGTGCCCGTCCGCGGTAAAGCAGTTCTGAGTGCGATTCGTGAAAGCGACGGGGCAGCGCTGCGTGTCGCTGAAAATACCATCGTCCCGGCGCAGGAGACGCTGGCCCGGCATGGCTTCATCGCGGAGCCGACAAGTGCGGTCACGCTGGCGGCACTGCCTCAACTCAGGGAGATTTTGCCAGAGACGGCTTCCTTGGTGCTGGTATTGACCGGGAATGGCCTCAAAAACGTGGAGCGGTAAAAACAGTGCTGAGGACTGAGTTCCGAGTATTGAGTCAACCTGTTTGTGAGCATGGCAGGCTATTTTGAAGCACAAAAACGCAAAAAGCTTAGAAAAACAAGAAATTTAACACAGAGGCTCAGACACACAGAGAAAAGAAATCGTGTCAGAGTTACAACTTCAATATAGGGTCTGATTAGCACATCGTTACTGTGTTTTCTATCTGATTTTCTGTTGATGATTCTGATTTCTAACCTGATAAGCAGTTTCCTCAGTATCGTCGCTTAGAAGGTCATGATCATTCAAAGCGTCATTATCGCTTAGGCGGCCATAATAGTTCTCAATGATTTCTTCGTCGGCACCATACTGCTGTATCGCGCTCATAATATCCCGATCTTTGGCTTCCAATAGGCGCATGACAACCAGATGACCGAGCAAGAATAACGTCAGAACGACCGAAACCGTGATGCGATCCGAGAAGAATGTGCTATAAAAGCCTGTACCCTGCACTGCATAGGATGTAAACCAGTTAGCCCACACAGTAAACTGTATCGCCAGTGACAATATAAAATGTATTGTAAAGACCATCCGCCGACGGTGATAGCGCTCAATCACATGTAAGGCATTCAGCAAATTACGCTTGGGTTTGTTCTGAGACATCCTGTCCTCCCAGATTATCGACTTCTAAACCTCATTGTGACGTTATTCTTTGAGGCATGTCAACAAACACTTTATTTGCGCTCTATATAGTGAATCCATCACTCCAGATCGTAGTAGAAACTGAGGCCATGCCGTTTGAAGCCCAACTGATCGTAAAAACGGTGGGCATCGACGCGCTTGGCATTGCTCGTCAGGATGATCTTCTCGCAGCCTGCTGACCGCGCCCGGTCTATCGCGAAGGCGATTAACTGCTTACCGATTCCTTGACCGCGCAAGCTGCTATCAACAACCACGTTATTAATCTGGGCGGATATACCTGCATTGTGCGCCAATTGCTGGATGATCAGCATGGTGAACATAGCGCGCGGCTCGCCATTGATGACAGCCACATAAATTTCGTGATAGCGGTTGTTCTGGATGCTCACAAAGGCCCTTTCCAGCGTTTCCAGCGTGAGCGGTTCATCATTGCCCAGGTCCATCTGCATGAGCAGTTCGCGCATAGCGGGGATGTCACGGTGGGCGGCCGTGCGGAATGTGATGTCGAGCATAGCGGATAATATCTCCTGTGTACGGCAGCAGTATAGCGCCTTTATCGTGGGTGTGCCCTACTCAGCTTGTGGGGCCTGGGCTACAATCGCGAGCGCATATTCACCCGATAGAACCGACCCGGAGACGACTTTATGCGCCGATTTTTGCGCCTGCATGTGCCGGTAATTGCCTTATTCTTCGCTGTAGCCCTGTTGATTACATTCCCAGCCGTGTTACAAGCGACGACGCACTTCATCGGTGGCGATACCAGCGACAGCACAGAAGTCGCGCGGCATATGTGGTGGTTTACGCACAGCCTGCGCACCGGGCAAGACTTCTTCTATCAGAGCAACCTGGGCTACCCGGATGGCTTCAGCAGTAAAGTGTTTCTCTCCGTGCCGCTATACGTGCTGCCGATGGGCCTATTCGCCTTCGTGATGCCGCTGGCGCTGGCGTTTAACCTGCATATCTGGTTGACGATGGCGCTCAATGGCTGGGCGATGTTTCTACTGGCACGCGATCGCCTGCAAAGCACCTCTATTTATCCGGCCCTGCTAGCCGGGCTGATTTTCATGGCGGCACCTGTCTTTCAGGGGCATATCGCGGACGGACACAGCGGCCTGATTGTTATGTGGCCGTTCCCGCTGTATCTGCTGGCGCTGTTTAAGCTGGTAGAAGCGCCTCGTCTGGATTGGCGCTGGTTGGCGCTCGCTGTACTGTTCTTCTTCTTGGCCCCCATGGGCCACATCTTGCAGAGCATCTACGTTTTACTGCCGCTGAGCGGCTTATTCTGGCTGGCACGCGTTTACCTGCGCGATTGGCGCGGCGCTGGTCGGGTGCTACTCGTCGGCATCATTGGCCTTGGCATTTATGGCCTGTATCTGCTGCCCGTCGTCGAAGAAACCCTGGCGGAATCCGCATACAGCGATACAGGCGGCTATGTGCAGTACAGCCTGGATGCGCTGGGGATTGTAACGCCTTCGTTCTTCAACCCGGTATTTGACCTGCTGCTGAGCTATCCCAGGCGGGTACTCGGCACAAATCTGACGGAAGGCTCAGCTTATATCGGCCTGATCGTCGCGCTGCTGGCAATTATGGGCGTATGGCGTGGCAAAGGTCGGGCGCGTTGGTGGCTGCTGGTCGCGGTAGTGAGCTGGGTGCTGGCACTCGGCCCTGTGCTGAAGCTCTTCGACCAGCCTATGACGCTCAATGCAGGCGACGGCTACCAAACTTATATCACGCTGCCATGGGCATTCTTACAGAACTTACCCGGCTTCAGCATTGCGCGCACGCCGGGGCGCTTCACTTTCGGGCTGGCTTTAGCGCTGGCGATGCTGGCTGGTTATGGCGCCAAAGCGCTCTTTGAGTGGGCCCGGTTACAAGGCGCAGCAACCAGAGACGTTACCAGAGGCGATATATCAGGGGCACGCCGCACACCACGCCTCACAATGGTATTTGTAGCCCTGGCTGCGGTCATCCTGTTTGAGTACCAATTCTTCTGGCCCATGCCAACCCGCTCCGCAGAGATACCGCGGGCCGTGGTTGATCTGCATCAGCGTGACGATGTGCGCGCCGTGTTCAATGTGCCGTATCAGCACTTGCTGGCCGCGAAGGATGCGCTCTTGCTGCAAACAGCGCACCAGCTACCCCTCATTGCCGGGCAGGTCTCGCGAACCACTCCTGTCAATCCAGCCAAGTTAGCAATCTTGCAAGAGACGCTCAACCCCGCCCTATTAAGAGAAGTCGGCGCGGATGTCGTCATCTTCCATAAAGAGCGCGCGGCAGAAATTGACCAGTATGATGTGCTGGCAAATCGCTTAAGCACACAATTGGGCACACCCATTTATGAAGATGAACAAATCGCCATCTTCAATGTGTCGGATGACGAGACACTGCCGCAATATGTGGTCAGCGATGCGGTACCACGCCCGGTCATCGTCGAAAATACGTTGAATACCTATCTTTATGTGAGTGAACCCGGCTGGCTGACGCTGAAGCAAGATATGACATCAGAAGGGCTGATGCTGCGTGAATCGCTGGATGGGACATCCATACACACCTATGATGCCCCTGAACAAAACGCATATACGACCTATGTGCCGCTTTTGATGCCCGGCTTCCACACATTGACGTATACCCTGGAGCCAGCCTGTCCGGCTCGTTATGATGACGCGCTGCAATGCCGCAGCATCACCTTAGCAGAAGCAGACATCACATGGACGCCAGCCCCGCCGTCAGACCCCATTGCGTTTGAAGGCAATATAACCCTGGCAAGCTCTCAGCAGCAAGAAGATGGCGCGTTCACATTGTGGTGGCAGTTCGACGCCCCGATAGATGATCATATGGTGCGCTTTGTGCACGTGGTCGATGAAACCGGCACGCCCATCTGGCAAAATGACGCGCCTCTGGGGACCTTCCAGGCAGGGGAAACATGGGTCGAAGCTGTGCCACTCCCAACGGCAGATGAGATCGAACCGGGTACGTATGCCATACGTGCGGGTTGGTATCGGCTGGATGATGCGGGCACATTGACCAACTTAGTCGTCCTGAATGGCCCTAACGAGCGCGAAGCCTCTGCTGAAATTGGCACACTCACGTTACCCGGTTCATGACCGCTAATTAGGAGAGAATCTAGGCTTTTTCAACAATGGCCTTAATCCACGGGACGTGATCACGGTAATGATAGATCGTCTCCCACGGCAACCACATGAGTAATGGACGCTCGTCTGTGGATTGGGATTGATAATCGCTATAGGGGCGCATGAGGTCTTCTTCAGTCATCGTCTCAAGCTTCTGACGGACGCGATCATGATTTTGCTGTAAAGTCTGCATGACCTCATCCACAGGCATATCATGATAACGCGCCTGGATGACCGCATTTGTCGCATCATCGTCATCTAAGGCCCATACGTCAGAGGGAATATCCATGGCTTCTGGTTTGGATTGCCTTTGCAGCAAAGCCATTGCAGCCTGATCCCAGATCGCCAGGTGAATGATATGATCTTTCGCAGTCCAACCAGCGGCATCTGTTGGCTGTGTCAACTGCGCCTCTGTGAGTGACGTAAAATAGCTCAGGAGTTCGTCCCAGCTTGTATCAAGCTGGCTCAGAAATTCTTCACGCGTCATTGGCTTTTGAGATTCGCTCATACGAGCCTCCTTTGGGCGTTCATGAACACCAACATATAATAGCACAAACGTTCGTATTCGTTCAAGCGATGCCGTTGTTTTAGTGCTCTCAACCCGCCAGTTATCAACCGTATAGCTGAACAAACAAAGGGATGCGCATAAACGCATCCCTTGACCGCACGAAACGACTTTCACTAAGCAGAAATTGCGCCAACTTCAAGCTCGATACTCGTTTCGTCCTCGTCTGTTTCTGGCATGTAATCCGGCAATGTAGCTTCCATGTTGCGGACAGAGGGCGTTGCGTACATGATAATGGATGCAATAAGCGCCAACCCGCCATAGATGAAGATCTGCAAGCCCATACCTGCCCCGGCTTCTGAACCAAAGAAAGGCGCCAAAGCCGCCCATGCCTCTGTCTGTACGGCTGGCTCAAAAACATGATCCGCCAGCGGGCCGACAATCAGGTATGCAATCGGGATCAACAGCGTCGATACCTGCTGCAAACTGGCAAAAACACGCCCCTGCATATCCGGTGCAATTTTCGTCTGCATGATGGACATAAAAGCCGCGTTGGTAAACATGTTAGGGAACAAAATGATCGTTGAAATAATGATTAGTGCCGGGAAAGATTGCGCAAGCCCCGCCAGCATCAGGAAGATACATAAGAAAATCGCACTAATCATCGCTGTATGAATGCGTGGTCGCGTGCCACCCCAGGCGCTCATGACAATACCACCAGCCAGCATACCGAGGTCCATCAAACTGAGCAAAATACCAAGCTGCTGTTCACTGCCTGTACGCGCCAGGATATAGGGTGTGAATAAGACACCTGCACCACTGACTAGAAAATTCAACAAAGAGACAAATAACACAGCCCACAATAAGGGCTGCCGCTGCCACAAATAGCGAAAACCCGTCGTCATATCAGCCAGCATGGACCGTTCATATTGGCTTGCTTCCTGGCTTTTACGTGGGCGCGGGATATGCACCATCAAAATCACAGCAAATGCCACGAAGAAGGTCAGCAGATCAAAGACGAGCGTACCCACCACGCCGAACCATGCGAACATGAAACCAGCGATGGCCGGAGCGATGACACCAGCCGTCGGCTGTGAAATTTGCATCAGGGAGTTAGCGCGGTCGCGCTGGTCATCTGGAACGAGCATGGTGACAGAGGCTGTAAATGCCGGCCCCTGGAATGCCCCAAAGAGAGATTGCAGCGCTGTCACAAAATACAGGTGCCATATCTGGAAATCGCCAGATAAAAAGCTCATCATCAGCAAGACGGTGCCGATCGCCTGGCCCCCATCACTGATCGCCATCACATAGCGCCGATCCCATCGATCCGCCAGCACGCCAGCAAAGCTGCTCGCCAGCACCATCGGCAGCATTGAGAAGAAGGCCACCAACGCCAATGGAGTCGCGTTGCCGGTTTCGTTATACAGCCAGATGCCAATCGCAAGGCCGCTGATGCGGCTGCCAATGAGTGACAGCGTTTGTGTGAGGACAATTGTATAGAACGTTCGTAAGCCGCTATTGCTTGCGCGGCTATTTTTGGGCTTCTCCGACATGATACCTGCTCTCCCAGCACCCCAAAAGCACAGCCATTCAATTTCATTTAAATGATGTGTATTGGTAAATTGGTCAACTAACTCTTAATACGCGCTGGGGCAGGTATTTGTTTTATTTTCGTGGAAATTATGGAGAAATAGACCCCTATACAACCCTACCGTATAGGCCGATAGCTAGGCCCTATAGTAAATCCTTTATAACCTTCACAGAATGCCACCAAGGCCAGCATATGAATAACGAACTTTGCTTATGGTTTATTACATTTATAAGTTAATATTTTATTAAAGTAATCACTATTAAAAGATAATTAATAGCATTATATAATCTGAAAGCCATCACGTCAGATTATGCTAGGGGGATTGCTATGCCTAAGAAGACATTCTTGCTTTCGTGCATCAGCATCATTTTAGTGAGCTTGATGCTATTTACCGGGAGCGTTCGTGCATCTGCCGTCATCGCCTTCACACAACTCAGCCAACCGTTCACCAACGCACGCCCCAGCCTCGATGTTGAAATTGCCGATCTCAACGGTGATGGGCATTTAGACGCATTTGTCGTAAATCAAAATGCGCCTAATTATGTCTATTTTGGCCAGGGGAATGGCACCTTTACCCAGGGGTCGCAGGCCATTGGCAACGATACTAGCCGCGATGTGGCACTCAGCGACCTCGATCTCGATGGGGATATTGACGCCGCCATTGCCAATGGGGGCAACGGTGTGCTCAATATATGGCACAATAATGGCCTTGGGACGTTTACAAACGTGCAAAATGTCGTCACAGGGTACAACGGCTTTGGCATTGCCGCTGGGCAAATAGATACAGATATTTATCCTGACATTTTCTTGGCCAATGAACGTAATGGCGCCGGAACAATCCCGCATCCGAATCTCTTTTTCCGTAATCAGGGCAATGGCACGTTTTCACTCACGAGCCAGTTGCTCAATGATATGGGTGCCAACACAGACGTCGAGTTAGATGACTACGATGGCGACGGTGATCTGGATGCCATTGTCGTAGGTAACAACACATCCTATTCCCCAACATATCTCTGGGATAACGATGGCAATGGCACGTTCACACAATCCATGCAATCGCTCAGCACCGTAACAGGGACATTTTCTGGCTATTCCTCATATAGTATCTCCCTGGCGGACTTGAATAATGATGGCTTGCAGGATGCCTTCCTGACAAATGGGTCTAATCAGCCTAATACTGTCTGGTTTGGTCAAGGCAATATGTCCGGATTTATGAACAGCGGCCAACTGCTGGGCAGTTCATTCAGCATGACCAGTGCCCTCGCAGATATTGACGGCGACGGCGATGTTGACGCCTTCATTGCTAACAATGGCCAACCGAATGAAGTCTGGATAAACGACGGCAACGGCTATTTTACGGATAGTGGCCTCAGGCTCGGCGGTAACTCGACTAGCTTTGGCGTTGGCATGGGGGATTTTGATGAAGACGGCGATCCCGACGCCTTCATTGCAGAGTTCGGCGCGGTGAATACAGTCTGGCTCAACGAATCTTTTACACCAACGCCCACACCAACCAATACACCCACAATCACAAATACACCAACGGCAACCAGTACACCGACAGAAACCAGCACGCCCACGCTGACGGAGACACCTACAGCGACACTCACACCCAGTGAGACGCCAACTTATACGCCGACGTATACGCCAACAGAAACGGTTACGCCAAGTATCACGACGACCTTTACATCAACGGCCACCTATACGCCAACCATGACGTTTACGCCGTCGGATACACCGACCGTCACACCAACAGTCACATCGAGCTATACGCCGTCGCCCTCAGCCACGCCAATCCCCACGCTGACGCTTTCGCCAACAGCAAGCTACCCACCTTATCAAGGTTTAACGGCCTGCTGGATCCAGCATGTTAATGGCAGTGGGGGTACACAATGGCGCGTTACAAATCCAAACCCGGTGCCGATTTCAACCAATCCTGAGGTCAAGCTGCGTTACAACTGGGCCAGTTATGACAGCTTCAACGCAACGGGCACCATCAAACAGTCCGCACAAAGTTGGGACAATACCATCCTGAATCCGCTGAACACACCCTACTCACTCAGCTTGAGATTGGAGTGGTTCCTGGTCATTGGTGGTCAGCCAACGCCTATTTTGGGTTCGCTCATTGTCAACGCGGATAGTACGGGGGCCTGCTCATAAAACGGCAGTCACTCATCAGGGGAGCCCTATAAAGCTAAGCGGCACAGGTAACATACTATCTGTGCCGCTTTTTAGCCTGAGCTACCTTAAAGATGCTACGCCATAAAAAGACGCTACGCCATAAAGTCGGTGCCGCGCATCTCCATCGGCATACCGAATATCTGGATCGCCGCAAACATCATCACCAGCAAAAGCAGCGCCCACGGCAGCAATCCCAATAGACCATCACGCTTGTATAGGCGCAGGGCGGCTTTCTGGGCGATGATCATGCTCCAGGCAAAGCCACCGACCAGTGCAACCACCTGTAAAGCACCGATAAACTCCGCAGAAGGCGCAGCACTAAAACGCGCCCAATCACCTACCTGGCCGAAGAACTCTTGCAGCACAGGGATAATCGAAAGCGGGGCAATCAGGAAGTGGAAGCTGTAATGTGCAAACCAGATGCCTGCGCCCAGCGGCACAAAAGCCGGTGCGAAGGCCGCGACCGTATGGCGGAGGCTGATGCTGCGCCCGTTGCGCGTCAGCAAGCGGGAAAGCGTCCCGGCCAGCATAGCAGAGCCAAACGGCAGCAAAATATTCCCCACACCAAAGATGAGCACCAAAGCTACGAACTCGCTCTGAATGCCGATTGTCTCCCTCAGCCAATCCATGAGGTCGAATACAGGCGGCACCATACCAAAGGCGTTACTCAGGCCCATAAAGGCCAGCGCAATCACCAACAGCGAGACATCCCAACGCTGCGACCACGCCCCGGCTTGATGGAGTTCCCGCCCTGGCTGGCGAATAAAGAGGCCAACGTTATCATGCGGGCACGCACGGGCACAATCCAGGCAGTAGACGCAATCCAGATTGCTCTTTAGCTGCGGTGGGAATAATTCCGTGCCACAACCCAGCACACCATTTGGACTATGCACCACCTCTTTTTGCACAGTTCCGCCACTGGCAACAGGGATCTCATCAACGCGGATGGTCGTTTGGGGGGCATAGCTGCCATTGATGCACTCCTTGCCGACGCAGTGCGCACATATATTGGCATCATGCACGCCAATCTGGGATGGGGCAGCGGTAGCATAGACGAAGTTAAAGGTCCCTAAGGGGCAGACGTACTTACAAAATGCAGATTCCGTAAAAACCAGTTCCAGCACAAAAGAAGCCGCAAAATAACCCACAATCACCCAGGCCGTGAGCAGCGGCGAAGCCCATAAATCCAGCCATTCATACAAGAAGAAAATCACGAACAGGCCAGCAATCGCCAGCCACTTATTGCGGAGCACCTTTGGAAAGCGACGACCTCGCTTACTGAGCCGCCGCGCAAGCGTGCGCGTCACGGTGAAGGGACAGCCCATACAAAACAGATTGCCTGCAATGAGCAGCGCGATAATCACCAGCCCGCGATAATGGACCCAGGGCGCGACTGTCGCCAGATTGCGCGAAGCAAGGCTCGGCCCTGTGAAGCCATCAATCAGCAAAAGCACAGCCACGAGGAAAAAAGGACCTTGCAGCAGCAAACGGCCCCGAGGATGTTTGAGTAAGCGCCCAAGCAGCGGAATCCGCAATACATCAACGGCACTACGAGGACGATAAAGAGGTGTTCGATTAGCCATAAGCACAAACCATGAAAAATATAAGGGCGCAGCCTGCGCCACGCCCTTTACATGACGTACAACTCAACATGAGCTACAAATACAACGTAAAACTTAGCTTTCTGCTGTGGGGGAAGGTTCCATCTCTTCGGACATGTCCATATCGCCCATGTCATCACTGGAACTATCACCCGCCAGGGCTGGACGTACCCACGCCCCACCAATGCTGATGTCGCCTGCGGTAACGGCTTCGCCCACTTCCGGCGCTTCGTCCTGAACAGGCGCAACAATTTCTGCTTCATTGCCGGATTCAAATGTCAGCGTCAGGGTGACAGTATCACCAGGCATCAGGTCGCGCGTCAGCCCCATGAACATCATATGCATCCCGCCCGGCTCAAGGCTGGCTGTTTCGCCAGCAGGCACAACGATGCTGCCGATTTCGACCATACTCGCCATATCATCTTCGATACGCGTCTCATGGATTTGCACCACATCGGCAAAATCAGCGGCGACACTGACGAGTGCATCATCTTCTTCGCCATTATTGGTAAGCTGGAGATAGCCTCCTGTGGTCGAGCTACCTGTAGCAAGCTCACCCATAGCCATATCGTCCATGTTATGTTCGCCCATGTCATCATCTGCGGATTCTGCATCCGATGCTGCATCCGACATATCCGTGTCGCTCATATCATCATCGGACATATCATCATCGGACATATCCATATCGCCATCGAGCGTATACTCAAATTCCTGGCTCACAACCGTATCATCAGCCAGCGTGGCCTGCACAGTGATGATCCAGTCACCTGCCATCGTCCATTCGAAGTCGGTCTCATAGACGCCTTCTTCGCCACCTTCAATCGTGCGTATCACAGGTTGCATACCGGCATGAGTCATATCACCGCGCACTTCGACAGTGGCATCATTGACAGGTTCCTCACCCTGCAGCAGCGTCACAGTCAGCACAGCATCGCCAACGGCTGGTGGTACCGGGTCCATTGCCAGATCAATATCGACATTGGCATCCTGGGGTGCTTCTGCTTCCTGACGACATCCGACGAGCATCATACCAACGACTATGAATAACAAGAGGGTTTTCTTCACATCAAATACCTTTGAGGAACTTTATTCATGTGTGAATTGTATCACGATCACCTTGAGGTGGTCTATCACCATCGCCATAAGCTAATCCGTAGCGGCATTAGGCGGCATAGCAGGCGGGTAGGCGACAAAACTCAATAAATAACCAAGCACACCAGCCAGCACAGGCGCTCCCAGCCACATATGGATCTCCCACCATAGAAACTGCCCACTGAACTGCTGAATCGTAATGAGATAAAGCAAAATAATGGCAAATGGCGCCCCGAAAGCCATCAATCGCAGCCATGCTAAGCGCTGGGGGCTGTTATAACGCCATAACAGGACATCACCCACCAATCCAGCCATGAGCATCGGCACGGCCAGCAAAAATTCATATGTGGCATCCAGAGAAAGCCACGTCATCAACAAAACTGTGAGGCACAGCATCAGGGTAACCGTACCGAATGGCAGCCGCCAACGTCGCCGCAAAAACAGAATACAGGCCGTCAGCAGCATTGGCGGCACCAATAGCCCCATAATGCCCATAGCATCCACAATGCCACGACTACCACCGGGCCGGATACCCACCAGGTAAGTTAAATCTTCCGTGAAATAAGCATAGGCGAGGAAAAATGACAGCAGAGCAAAAACGCTCGTAACGCTCATGATAGCTGGCAGTAAAAAACGCCATCCACGCTGGCGATAAGGTGTGGCATCCAGCCAGGCAGCGCGGAGAGGGCCCGTCATGATGAGCAACGCCCCCGTCATCAGCAGCAAATGCGAAGGACTGAGCAGCGCCTCCAGGTTTTCTTCAAAACCAAAGGTCTCATGCCAGATCATA
The Phototrophicus methaneseepsis DNA segment above includes these coding regions:
- a CDS encoding FesM produces the protein MANRTPLYRPRSAVDVLRIPLLGRLLKHPRGRLLLQGPFFLVAVLLLIDGFTGPSLASRNLATVAPWVHYRGLVIIALLIAGNLFCMGCPFTVTRTLARRLSKRGRRFPKVLRNKWLAIAGLFVIFFLYEWLDLWASPLLTAWVIVGYFAASFVLELVFTESAFCKYVCPLGTFNFVYATAAPSQIGVHDANICAHCVGKECINGSYAPQTTIRVDEIPVASGGTVQKEVVHSPNGVLGCGTELFPPQLKSNLDCVYCLDCARACPHDNVGLFIRQPGRELHQAGAWSQRWDVSLLVIALAFMGLSNAFGMVPPVFDLMDWLRETIGIQSEFVALVLIFGVGNILLPFGSAMLAGTLSRLLTRNGRSISLRHTVAAFAPAFVPLGAGIWFAHYSFHFLIAPLSIIPVLQEFFGQVGDWARFSAAPSAEFIGALQVVALVGGFAWSMIIAQKAALRLYKRDGLLGLLPWALLLLVMMFAAIQIFGMPMEMRGTDFMA
- a CDS encoding copper chaperone PCu(A)C, with product MKKTLLLFIVVGMMLVGCRQEAEAPQDANVDIDLAMDPVPPAVGDAVLTVTLLQGEEPVNDATVEVRGDMTHAGMQPVIRTIEGGEEGVYETDFEWTMAGDWIITVQATLADDTVVSQEFEYTLDGDMDMSDDDMSDDDMSDTDMSDAASDAESADDDMGEHNMDDMAMGELATGSSTTGGYLQLTNNGEEDDALVSVAADFADVVQIHETRIEDDMASMVEIGSIVVPAGETASLEPGGMHMMFMGLTRDLMPGDTVTLTLTFESGNEAEIVAPVQDEAPEVGEAVTAGDISIGGAWVRPALAGDSSSDDMGDMDMSEEMEPSPTAES